In one Brevibacillus choshinensis genomic region, the following are encoded:
- a CDS encoding nucleoside phosphorylase — translation MLTNLKIDPEQLPKRVIVCGDPKRAALIASKLGNHRQLAENREYHSYAGEWKGVEVAIVSHGVGSPGAAVCFEELAKGGVEVIIRVGTAGSYQQAIQPGSLVISSAAVRQDGLTSQLVPPGFPAVADRRVAEALVEAAQSSDSGLHIAEGITLTLDVFYNGVLEFPHKLYQKAGVLAVEMENSALFVIAALRGMKAGSILAIDGFADADLLEDYNPHTETLAKAIEAEALIALDAVVVI, via the coding sequence ATGCTAACCAATCTAAAAATTGATCCTGAGCAACTGCCAAAGCGCGTCATCGTATGCGGAGATCCAAAGCGTGCGGCGTTGATCGCATCCAAGCTGGGCAATCACCGTCAGCTCGCGGAAAATCGGGAATATCATAGCTACGCTGGAGAGTGGAAGGGTGTCGAGGTAGCCATCGTCAGCCATGGCGTAGGCTCGCCAGGAGCGGCCGTCTGCTTTGAGGAATTGGCCAAGGGCGGGGTCGAGGTCATCATTCGTGTGGGAACAGCTGGTTCTTACCAACAGGCGATCCAACCGGGCAGTCTCGTCATCAGCTCGGCAGCAGTACGTCAAGACGGCTTGACCAGCCAACTCGTTCCACCAGGATTCCCTGCGGTTGCCGACCGCCGAGTAGCAGAGGCATTGGTCGAGGCGGCACAATCCAGCGATTCCGGCTTGCACATCGCCGAAGGAATCACGTTGACGCTTGACGTTTTTTACAACGGCGTACTCGAATTCCCGCACAAGCTGTACCAAAAAGCAGGAGTGCTGGCAGTCGAGATGGAAAACTCCGCCTTATTCGTAATCGCAGCGCTGCGCGGTATGAAGGCAGGCTCCATCCTAGCGATTGACGGTTTTGCGGATGCGGACTTGCTAGAGGATTACAATCCACATACGGAAACATTGGCAAAAGCCATTGAAGCGGAAGCGTTGATTGCTTTGGATGCTGTTGTGGTTATTTAA
- a CDS encoding sulfite oxidase-like oxidoreductase, which yields MDKAERIKRMKVPTIDPALALRLPPGQVLTERFPILHEGEVPVYDMAEWTLRVFGEVDREVTLTYEQFMDLPQTTVTCDIHCVTRWSRFDNAFTGVRFRDFMKAIGVTPQSSYVMLHGDQGYTTNLALSDLDRDDVILAHSIDGEPLTDKHGWPLRLVVPHLYFWKSVKWLRGFEFIDENKPGFWEQNGFHLNGDPFQEERFSGEALPIPEDEWEKKEFD from the coding sequence ATGGACAAGGCAGAACGTATCAAACGAATGAAGGTGCCTACAATCGATCCAGCATTGGCCCTGCGCCTGCCTCCGGGGCAAGTACTGACAGAACGGTTTCCTATTCTCCATGAAGGAGAAGTGCCTGTTTACGATATGGCCGAGTGGACGTTGCGGGTATTCGGGGAAGTCGACCGGGAAGTGACTCTGACGTATGAGCAGTTCATGGACCTACCACAGACGACTGTCACCTGCGACATTCATTGCGTGACGCGTTGGTCTCGTTTTGACAACGCGTTTACGGGAGTAAGGTTCCGTGATTTCATGAAAGCAATCGGGGTAACTCCACAGAGCTCTTATGTCATGCTCCATGGCGATCAAGGCTATACGACTAATCTGGCACTTAGTGATTTGGATCGCGATGATGTGATTTTGGCGCATTCCATCGATGGAGAGCCGTTGACAGACAAGCATGGCTGGCCGTTGCGTCTGGTTGTTCCCCATCTGTATTTCTGGAAGAGTGTGAAATGGCTGCGTGGTTTTGAATTCATCGATGAAAATAAGCCAGGCTTCTGGGAGCAAAACGGCTTTCATCTAAACGGTGACCCTTTCCAGGAAGAGCGGTTCTCCGGTGAAGCGTTGCCGATCCCTGAAGACGAGTGGGAGAAAAAGGAGTTTGATTAA
- a CDS encoding ABC transporter permease produces MELLDLSLISSTIRMVTPILLAALGGALCTRVGIFNVGLEGLVLVGAFSAIVGNHFTGSLFLAILFAALICVLFSLLFAYMTIGLKANEIVVGVAINFLALGLTTFALRAIFGVKGAFYDKEMAGLPKLDIPVIKDIPVLGDIFSGHSPLVYLAFIAAILLYLFFYRTVTGFRVLAVGMNPVAARSLGLKVTGLQVLAITMCGVLCGLAGAQLSLGQVTMFTEGMTAGRGFIALVAMMMGQSHPLGILASSFLFGLMDAISIRLQGFSLPTQFTSMLPYLLTIVAMFFVKEKNRAGGNQQSSR; encoded by the coding sequence ATGGAGCTGCTTGATTTGTCCCTCATTAGTTCGACCATCCGGATGGTTACGCCGATCTTGTTGGCGGCATTGGGAGGAGCATTGTGCACACGTGTAGGTATTTTTAATGTAGGGCTGGAAGGGCTGGTGTTGGTTGGAGCCTTTTCTGCCATCGTCGGCAATCATTTTACGGGTAGCTTGTTTCTTGCGATTCTGTTTGCCGCGTTGATTTGTGTGCTGTTTTCTTTGCTGTTTGCCTATATGACGATCGGATTGAAAGCCAATGAAATCGTCGTAGGTGTGGCGATTAACTTTTTGGCACTCGGACTGACGACGTTCGCGCTGCGTGCCATCTTCGGTGTAAAAGGTGCGTTTTACGACAAGGAGATGGCTGGACTGCCCAAGCTGGACATTCCAGTGATCAAAGACATCCCGGTGCTGGGAGATATTTTTTCCGGACATTCCCCGTTGGTCTATCTCGCGTTTATCGCTGCCATTCTTCTCTACCTGTTCTTTTACCGGACCGTTACCGGGTTCCGTGTGCTCGCAGTAGGGATGAATCCTGTCGCAGCACGCAGTCTCGGGCTCAAAGTGACGGGGCTGCAGGTGCTGGCGATCACGATGTGCGGCGTCTTGTGTGGCTTGGCAGGGGCTCAGCTGTCATTGGGACAGGTCACGATGTTTACGGAAGGAATGACAGCAGGACGTGGGTTTATCGCCTTGGTAGCGATGATGATGGGGCAATCTCACCCGCTCGGAATTCTGGCGTCCAGCTTCCTGTTTGGTTTGATGGATGCGATCAGTATCCGCTTGCAGGGTTTTTCCTTGCCGACTCAATTTACTTCTATGCTGCCGTACCTGCTGACGATCGTGGCCATGTTCTTTGTAAAAGAGAAAAATCGGGCGGGAGGCAATCAACAGAGCTCCCGTTAA
- a CDS encoding ABC transporter ATP-binding protein gives MARVVLNQITKTFQNQQVVKGIDLMIPDGSFTVLVGPSGCGKSTTLRMIAGLESATSGEILIGDQTVNQLPPGKRDVAMVFQNYALYPTMNVYDNIAYGLRNRGTSKKECKVLVEEISEIVGLTPYLKRKPSQLSGGQRQRVALARAMVKKPKVFLMDEPLSNLDAKLRNQMRVELTSLHKQLGSTFIYVTHDQVEAMTMGDQIVVMSDGDIMQVAAPMDLYQEPENLFVAQFIGSPPMNIVPAEGKNEQLWGFRPEKATLLSASVSPAAAQDMWVARGQVVSREILGSETLFHVETEKGKIIVKADTELAGQVGPSVTVTVEWPHMYVFDRISGKRVGRLNGREHVSTLTGGVI, from the coding sequence ATGGCACGAGTGGTGTTGAACCAGATCACCAAAACGTTTCAGAATCAGCAAGTGGTAAAAGGAATTGACCTCATGATTCCCGATGGATCGTTCACGGTTCTGGTAGGGCCATCGGGGTGCGGGAAATCTACGACACTACGGATGATCGCGGGACTGGAGAGTGCGACGAGTGGAGAGATCTTGATCGGGGATCAAACAGTCAATCAGCTGCCGCCGGGAAAACGAGACGTAGCGATGGTGTTTCAGAACTACGCCCTGTATCCAACGATGAACGTATACGACAACATCGCGTACGGACTGCGCAACCGAGGGACATCGAAAAAAGAATGCAAGGTGCTTGTAGAGGAAATCTCGGAGATCGTCGGATTGACGCCGTACCTCAAGCGCAAGCCATCCCAGCTCTCGGGTGGTCAGCGGCAACGTGTGGCATTGGCGCGTGCGATGGTGAAAAAACCAAAAGTATTTTTGATGGACGAACCGCTTTCTAATCTCGATGCCAAGCTGCGTAATCAAATGCGAGTAGAGCTAACTAGCTTACATAAACAGTTGGGCAGCACGTTCATTTATGTGACGCACGATCAGGTGGAAGCGATGACGATGGGCGATCAGATTGTCGTCATGAGTGACGGAGACATTATGCAGGTAGCAGCCCCGATGGACTTGTATCAGGAGCCGGAAAATCTCTTTGTGGCCCAGTTTATCGGTTCTCCACCGATGAACATCGTACCAGCAGAAGGAAAGAATGAGCAGCTATGGGGATTCCGACCGGAAAAAGCAACTTTGTTGTCTGCTTCCGTCTCACCAGCAGCGGCCCAAGATATGTGGGTAGCACGTGGTCAGGTCGTCTCCCGGGAAATACTTGGTTCGGAAACGCTGTTCCATGTAGAAACGGAAAAAGGAAAAATCATCGTCAAGGCAGATACTGAACTGGCGGGGCAGGTTGGTCCTTCTGTCACAGTCACTGTGGAATGGCCACACATGTATGTCTTTGACCGTATCAGCGGAAAACGAGTAGGCCGTCTGAATGGACGGGAGCATGTGTCGACCCTAACGGGAGGGGTGATCTGA
- a CDS encoding carbohydrate ABC transporter permease → MNRVGATSLKTVEWIGLLIVGFLFVFPFLWMASTAFKTMSEVRQFPPTLFPETWDLSNFAHAWQSGPFLTYTWNSILVAVGILVLQFLTAVPAAYAFARYKFPGRNLLFGLVLIVLMIPGQVIFLPIYVQLSGWGLVNTLWSLILPYAASAFGIFLLRQAFMQVPDEVIEAARLDDASEWKIMWTIMVPMAKPVLVTFGLFSFIYHWNDYFWPLIMTNSDEVRTLPIGISSLHMSDGGTLWNVMMAGNMILILPILVVFFVAQRHIIKAFVYQSK, encoded by the coding sequence ATGAATCGAGTGGGTGCGACTTCACTCAAGACAGTGGAATGGATTGGACTTTTGATTGTCGGTTTCCTGTTTGTATTTCCCTTTTTGTGGATGGCGTCCACCGCCTTCAAGACGATGTCTGAGGTCCGGCAATTTCCGCCGACACTTTTTCCCGAGACATGGGATTTGAGCAACTTTGCGCATGCATGGCAATCAGGCCCGTTCCTCACTTATACGTGGAACAGCATCTTGGTGGCGGTCGGTATTTTGGTCCTGCAATTCTTAACCGCGGTACCTGCGGCATACGCTTTTGCCCGATACAAGTTTCCCGGCCGCAATCTCTTGTTTGGTCTCGTGCTGATTGTCTTGATGATTCCTGGACAGGTGATTTTTTTACCGATTTACGTGCAATTGAGTGGCTGGGGACTGGTCAACACGCTGTGGTCGCTCATCCTGCCTTACGCTGCCAGTGCATTTGGAATCTTTCTGTTGCGGCAAGCATTCATGCAAGTGCCAGATGAAGTGATTGAGGCAGCGCGTCTGGATGATGCATCCGAGTGGAAAATCATGTGGACGATCATGGTACCGATGGCAAAGCCGGTTCTGGTCACCTTTGGACTATTCAGCTTCATCTATCACTGGAACGATTATTTCTGGCCGCTGATCATGACCAACAGCGACGAAGTGCGTACGTTGCCCATTGGGATTTCCAGTCTTCACATGTCAGACGGAGGGACCTTGTGGAACGTCATGATGGCGGGCAATATGATTCTCATTCTGCCGATTCTCGTGGTTTTCTTCGTGGCCCAGCGCCATATCATCAAAGCGTTTGTCTACCAATCCAAATAA
- a CDS encoding SulP family inorganic anion transporter, translating into MQWTGRFEGYRMKSFRRDCVSGLIVGIIALPLGMAFAIASGVKPEYGIYTTIVAGVLISLCGGSRYQIGGPTGAFIPILFAIVMQYGYENLLIAGLMAGAMLVLMGIFRLGTLIKYIPRPVTIGFTAGIAVIIFSGQIVNFLGLRDIQKHEDFLSNMKEIIIHFPTINVYSILTACICLSLILLTPRILPKVPGSLIGLVLSSLVAVLLFEEKVATIGSTFGAIPSTLPSFRVPELTLERIQSLLSPAIVIALLGSIESLLSAVVADGMTSHRHNSNRELIGQGIANMITPLFGGIPATGAIARTATNIRSGAVSPMSGVIHGIVVLLVLLLFAPYASHIPLASMAPILMLVAWNMSERKEFAHILKTRTSDSVVLLITFLLTILTDLTLAVEIGLVLSVLLFVKRMSGTLQVAKALPDPSQKHQKVMAHMVYEGHDCPQISIFTIEGPIFFGDASMLEMSILGKMSYKPSILLLRMGNVPFMDTTGEANLASVVRHFQKQGGTVILSELQAQPKELLQRTGLYQMIGEAHHFTNTGEAIDYALSDVDLTKCLGCKHLAFRECASLSVPQGDQSQHYVAQQQE; encoded by the coding sequence ATGCAGTGGACGGGAAGATTTGAAGGCTATCGTATGAAGTCGTTTAGAAGGGATTGCGTGTCAGGACTGATTGTGGGGATTATCGCTCTGCCGCTTGGGATGGCGTTCGCAATCGCCTCAGGAGTCAAACCGGAGTACGGCATCTACACAACCATCGTAGCGGGTGTATTGATTTCTCTGTGTGGAGGATCTCGCTACCAGATTGGCGGACCTACAGGAGCGTTTATCCCCATTCTCTTTGCGATCGTCATGCAGTACGGCTATGAAAACCTGCTTATTGCCGGTCTCATGGCAGGAGCCATGCTCGTCCTCATGGGGATATTCCGTCTGGGCACTCTGATCAAGTACATTCCTCGTCCTGTGACGATCGGATTTACGGCTGGGATCGCTGTCATCATTTTTAGCGGGCAGATTGTCAATTTCCTTGGGCTTCGTGACATTCAGAAACACGAAGATTTTCTCTCCAACATGAAGGAAATCATCATCCACTTCCCTACTATCAACGTATACAGCATCCTAACCGCTTGCATTTGTCTCTCTCTCATTTTACTGACTCCACGTATCCTTCCAAAAGTTCCTGGGTCTCTCATCGGCTTGGTTCTATCCAGTTTGGTAGCTGTGCTATTATTTGAAGAGAAAGTAGCAACCATTGGCTCAACATTTGGAGCCATTCCAAGCACGTTACCTTCTTTTCGTGTTCCCGAATTAACGCTGGAACGAATTCAGTCCCTTTTGAGTCCCGCGATCGTCATCGCTCTACTGGGATCTATTGAATCTCTGCTATCTGCGGTGGTAGCTGATGGTATGACGAGTCATCGACATAACAGCAACCGGGAGTTAATCGGCCAAGGCATCGCCAATATGATCACCCCCTTATTCGGCGGCATTCCTGCTACTGGTGCCATCGCTCGTACGGCGACCAATATAAGAAGCGGAGCCGTTTCACCTATGTCTGGCGTCATTCATGGTATTGTCGTATTGCTTGTCCTACTTTTATTTGCACCCTATGCCTCTCACATCCCGTTAGCAAGTATGGCACCCATTTTGATGCTTGTAGCTTGGAACATGAGCGAGCGCAAGGAATTTGCTCACATTCTCAAAACTAGAACCAGCGATTCTGTCGTTCTTCTTATCACATTTTTACTGACGATACTGACTGATTTGACATTGGCCGTTGAGATTGGTCTCGTTCTATCGGTTCTCCTGTTTGTCAAACGAATGAGCGGAACCTTACAAGTAGCGAAAGCATTGCCTGATCCATCTCAAAAACATCAAAAGGTCATGGCCCACATGGTTTACGAAGGGCATGATTGCCCCCAGATCAGCATTTTCACCATAGAGGGGCCGATTTTCTTCGGAGATGCGAGCATGCTAGAGATGTCCATCCTGGGCAAGATGTCTTACAAGCCAAGCATTTTGCTGCTGCGCATGGGAAACGTCCCGTTCATGGATACTACGGGTGAAGCCAACTTGGCCAGTGTGGTCAGACACTTTCAAAAACAGGGAGGAACCGTTATTCTCTCTGAATTACAAGCTCAGCCCAAAGAACTCCTACAACGTACCGGACTCTATCAAATGATAGGAGAAGCACATCACTTTACCAATACCGGTGAGGCTATAGACTATGCTCTCTCTGATGTAGATCTCACCAAATGCTTGGGCTGCAAACATCTTGCGTTTCGGGAATGCGCCTCTCTTTCCGTTCCACAAGGGGATCAGTCGCAGCATTATGTAGCCCAGCAGCAAGAGTGA
- a CDS encoding ABC transporter substrate-binding protein has product MLSMKKTGTILCALAIGLSGVLAGCGSTPKEQSAGTSSSSAPAATTTNSGPVTIDFWYALGGVRGKKIEEMVKQFNETHKDIIVKPSYQGAYQENHSKVLASVAAGNNPDVTMVEIASIAAFADAKVLEDLTPYSQGDEKKYIPGLMKNSYWKDKLYAVPFNRSTPLLYINRDMLKEAGLDPNGPKSWDELVSFSQKLSKKEGDKITRYGFSTPVDIWFYEALVFQGGGSILSEDGKELTINNEAGKAPLELWSKMVKEGLMKNPPGENYNAWDVTEQDFLNQKVGMIFTTTGSLTELNKNAKFDMGAAFLPANKNFGTPTGGANLVMLSKSTDAEKKASWEFMKWMTDTEQTVPWSIASGYMPVTTAAVDSPEMKAFYEKQPNFKVAVDQLQYGYPRPMAPGYKELQDIIQKELQRSMLGQASVDEALQAATDKGSKLLKK; this is encoded by the coding sequence ATGCTTTCAATGAAAAAGACAGGAACCATTCTTTGTGCTTTGGCTATTGGTTTATCAGGAGTTTTGGCTGGTTGTGGATCGACACCGAAAGAACAATCGGCAGGAACAAGCAGCTCTTCTGCGCCTGCTGCGACAACGACTAATAGCGGACCTGTCACTATTGACTTCTGGTATGCACTAGGTGGCGTTCGTGGGAAAAAGATTGAAGAAATGGTCAAACAGTTCAATGAAACGCATAAGGATATTATCGTAAAACCGTCTTACCAAGGAGCGTATCAAGAGAATCACTCCAAAGTGCTGGCATCTGTTGCAGCTGGAAACAACCCGGATGTCACCATGGTGGAAATCGCCTCCATCGCTGCATTCGCTGATGCAAAGGTATTGGAAGATTTGACGCCATACTCCCAAGGCGATGAAAAGAAGTACATTCCGGGCCTTATGAAAAACTCCTACTGGAAAGACAAATTGTACGCTGTGCCGTTTAACCGTTCCACTCCACTGCTGTACATCAACCGTGACATGCTAAAAGAAGCAGGGCTTGATCCAAACGGTCCGAAATCGTGGGATGAACTGGTCAGCTTCTCTCAAAAGCTGAGCAAAAAAGAAGGCGACAAGATTACCCGGTACGGCTTCTCTACGCCTGTTGATATCTGGTTCTACGAAGCACTCGTTTTCCAAGGCGGAGGTAGCATCCTGAGTGAGGATGGCAAGGAGCTGACCATCAACAACGAAGCGGGCAAGGCACCACTTGAGCTCTGGTCCAAAATGGTGAAAGAAGGACTCATGAAAAACCCTCCAGGTGAAAACTACAACGCATGGGATGTAACGGAACAAGACTTCCTGAATCAAAAAGTAGGCATGATTTTCACCACGACAGGTTCCTTGACGGAATTGAATAAAAATGCCAAGTTTGACATGGGTGCTGCATTCCTGCCGGCCAACAAGAACTTCGGTACACCAACAGGCGGTGCGAATCTCGTCATGCTTTCGAAGTCGACTGATGCAGAGAAAAAAGCATCTTGGGAATTTATGAAGTGGATGACCGACACTGAGCAAACTGTTCCTTGGTCCATCGCTTCCGGTTACATGCCTGTGACTACAGCAGCAGTTGATTCACCTGAAATGAAGGCTTTCTATGAAAAACAACCGAACTTTAAAGTCGCAGTAGATCAACTGCAATACGGTTATCCGCGCCCAATGGCTCCTGGCTACAAAGAATTGCAGGATATCATCCAAAAAGAATTGCAACGTTCGATGCTCGGCCAAGCAAGCGTAGATGAAGCACTGCAAGCAGCGACAGACAAAGGAAGCAAACTGTTGAAAAAATAA
- a CDS encoding carbohydrate ABC transporter permease, which yields MRKAATAQALPGASQVKTEVGATPSTWLDLASRLRPYLYLAPAMVCFLLFFFYPIGSIIYLSFQDWSLINLEEMEWVGLQNYSDLMVDKDFQEVLANTAVFTVATVGLGLTISFLLALWLNRKAKVYGIIQATVFSPHIISLVSVSMLWMWLMDPQFGLLNAALEAVGLPAYTWLTDPKSSLLSLIIVSIWKGVGYNTLIFIAGLQSIPGDIYEAAALDRSPWWRTLTRITVPMLSPTIFFLLIINTISSFQAFDTIAIMTQGGPINSTNMLVYYIYQQGMDFYNGGLASAASVILLILVGILTAVHFLVMSKRVHYR from the coding sequence ATGCGAAAGGCGGCAACTGCTCAAGCGTTGCCGGGTGCCAGCCAGGTGAAAACAGAAGTAGGTGCGACGCCGTCAACATGGCTAGATCTCGCGTCGCGACTTCGCCCGTATCTATACTTGGCGCCCGCGATGGTATGTTTCCTTCTGTTCTTCTTTTACCCGATCGGCTCCATTATCTATTTGAGCTTTCAAGACTGGTCGTTGATCAATCTGGAAGAAATGGAATGGGTAGGGCTGCAAAACTACAGCGATCTGATGGTGGACAAAGATTTCCAAGAGGTGCTGGCAAATACCGCCGTTTTTACTGTCGCGACGGTAGGCTTGGGCTTGACGATCTCGTTTTTGCTTGCTTTGTGGCTGAATCGCAAGGCCAAGGTATATGGAATTATTCAAGCGACCGTGTTTAGTCCTCACATCATCTCGCTAGTCTCCGTCTCGATGCTGTGGATGTGGCTGATGGATCCTCAGTTCGGGCTATTAAATGCAGCACTGGAAGCAGTGGGACTGCCTGCGTATACCTGGCTGACAGATCCGAAGAGCTCGCTTCTTTCCCTCATCATCGTCAGCATCTGGAAAGGTGTCGGTTACAATACACTGATTTTTATCGCAGGGCTGCAAAGCATTCCAGGGGATATTTACGAAGCAGCTGCGCTCGATCGGTCGCCATGGTGGCGAACACTCACGCGCATTACAGTACCAATGCTTTCGCCGACGATTTTCTTCTTGCTTATTATCAATACGATCTCATCGTTTCAAGCATTTGATACGATCGCCATCATGACACAGGGCGGACCGATCAACAGTACGAACATGCTCGTCTATTACATTTATCAGCAGGGAATGGATTTTTATAATGGCGGTCTTGCTTCTGCTGCTTCCGTGATTCTGTTGATTCTCGTAGGTATTTTGACAGCCGTGCATTTCTTGGTAATGTCCAAGCGTGTTCACTATCGGTGA
- a CDS encoding ArsR/SmtB family transcription factor, translating into MNLELQQFKADFFKALGHPLRIRILELLSEGDKNVNELQSLIGSEGSAVSQQLAILRSKNIVYGTKDGNKVTYSLRDPMIIELLSIARQIFNNHLIDAISMLDRFNEE; encoded by the coding sequence TTGAATTTAGAACTGCAACAATTTAAAGCTGATTTTTTTAAAGCTTTGGGTCATCCGTTGCGCATTCGCATCCTGGAGCTGTTATCTGAAGGAGACAAGAACGTAAACGAGCTCCAGAGCTTGATTGGCAGCGAAGGCTCCGCTGTTTCCCAGCAACTGGCCATTTTGCGTAGCAAGAACATCGTATACGGAACAAAGGACGGAAATAAGGTCACCTACTCGCTACGAGATCCAATGATTATTGAGCTATTATCTATAGCTCGGCAAATTTTCAACAATCACCTGATCGATGCGATATCCATGCTCGACCGATTCAACGAAGAATAA
- a CDS encoding glycerol-3-phosphate responsive antiterminator, with translation MNQAEFLARLGQYKLIASVKEAKYLEKAAEANLSAVVLSIGNIGVIKGYVDFFKNREIPVFIHLERVGGISYDREGIAFLSHYVKPDGIVTTRNTLIKLAKKQGLLTIQRHFLVDSDALKSGLQSIQETQPDAVELMPGLLPEFLEEYRSVLDTPIIAGGLIRKREQMEQVLQHGATAVSVGSPTLWKECFVHDSSSVV, from the coding sequence ATGAATCAAGCGGAATTCCTCGCGAGGCTGGGCCAGTACAAGCTCATCGCTTCCGTCAAAGAGGCGAAGTATTTGGAAAAGGCAGCGGAGGCAAACCTGAGTGCGGTCGTCCTTTCGATCGGAAACATCGGCGTGATTAAAGGGTACGTGGATTTCTTCAAAAACCGTGAAATTCCGGTGTTCATTCATTTGGAGCGGGTCGGCGGAATCAGCTATGACCGGGAAGGTATTGCTTTTCTTTCCCACTACGTCAAGCCTGACGGGATTGTGACGACGCGAAACACATTGATCAAACTGGCAAAAAAACAAGGTCTGCTGACGATACAACGACATTTTTTGGTGGACAGCGACGCACTGAAATCGGGGTTGCAGTCCATCCAGGAAACACAGCCGGATGCGGTGGAGCTGATGCCGGGCTTGTTGCCTGAATTCCTCGAAGAGTACAGAAGCGTGCTGGATACCCCGATTATTGCGGGTGGTCTGATCCGCAAGCGGGAGCAGATGGAGCAAGTACTGCAGCATGGAGCGACAGCGGTCTCTGTAGGTAGTCCCACATTGTGGAAGGAGTGTTTTGTACATGATTCAAGCTCTGTTGTTTGA
- a CDS encoding HAD family hydrolase: MIQALLFDLDGTLLDSRDAVVDAVAFTAEQYAPGHFSREELLARFGESFDDFLAAVAASAGVPDKKEVLDRYFAYVRENHEQHVKLFPFVREGLEKLQAAGFELAIVTNKQREFAMAGLELAGIDHLFAAIVTVDDVSRGKPSAEPVQKALDELGRSPEQAMMIGDSRYDVLAAVGAGVSSVVLEWYGKEEWQYAIPDFRFADFQAFVAEMLTVKIQGGS, translated from the coding sequence ATGATTCAAGCTCTGTTGTTTGATCTAGATGGTACCCTCTTGGATAGTCGAGACGCGGTTGTCGATGCGGTTGCCTTTACTGCGGAACAATACGCACCCGGTCATTTTAGCCGAGAGGAGCTGCTCGCACGCTTTGGTGAATCGTTTGATGACTTTCTCGCGGCAGTCGCAGCTTCGGCTGGTGTGCCTGACAAAAAGGAAGTACTTGATCGATACTTTGCCTACGTACGAGAAAATCACGAGCAGCACGTGAAGCTCTTTCCTTTTGTTCGCGAAGGGTTGGAGAAACTGCAGGCAGCCGGATTTGAACTGGCGATCGTCACCAACAAGCAACGAGAATTTGCGATGGCTGGACTGGAGCTGGCAGGAATTGATCATCTGTTTGCTGCGATTGTCACCGTAGATGATGTGTCGCGGGGCAAGCCATCAGCTGAGCCTGTCCAAAAGGCGCTGGATGAGCTGGGAAGAAGCCCGGAGCAAGCGATGATGATTGGAGACAGTCGTTATGATGTGCTGGCAGCTGTAGGGGCCGGAGTATCGTCCGTCGTGCTGGAATGGTATGGAAAAGAAGAGTGGCAATATGCGATTCCTGATTTTCGCTTTGCTGATTTCCAAGCATTTGTCGCTGAAATGCTGACTGTAAAAATCCAGGGAGGGAGCTGA
- a CDS encoding glycerophosphodiester phosphodiesterase — protein MNICMAHRGWSGKAPENTMTAIRLALAEPAIQAMEIDVQLSRDGVPVLIHDFTLGRTTNGKGLVKDHTLQELRVLDAGSWLDEKFAGERIPTLDEVLRAVKGRCTLNIELKATSDMYPGIAEKVLELLEQHDMKQEAYITSFDHELIRHVRQLDATVLTGLIVCGRPVLMMEQLEASGSNILSMGYPYLTRELTVEAIERGYKVVAWTLDDPEHIRTVMSWHPDVQICTNHPDRMLEFV, from the coding sequence ATGAACATTTGCATGGCACATCGCGGCTGGTCGGGTAAGGCACCGGAAAACACGATGACGGCGATTCGACTTGCACTCGCAGAGCCTGCGATTCAGGCGATGGAAATTGATGTGCAGCTGTCTCGCGATGGAGTTCCTGTGCTCATCCACGATTTTACGCTGGGACGCACCACGAATGGGAAAGGACTCGTCAAGGATCATACGCTGCAAGAACTGCGTGTACTGGACGCAGGCAGCTGGTTGGACGAGAAGTTTGCAGGGGAGCGTATCCCGACGCTGGATGAGGTATTGCGAGCAGTCAAAGGCCGTTGCACGCTGAATATCGAGCTGAAAGCGACGAGTGATATGTATCCGGGTATCGCGGAAAAGGTATTGGAGCTTTTGGAACAGCACGATATGAAACAAGAAGCCTACATCACGTCCTTTGACCACGAGTTGATTCGCCATGTTCGACAGCTAGATGCCACTGTTCTAACAGGCTTGATCGTCTGCGGACGTCCAGTGCTGATGATGGAACAGTTGGAGGCGTCAGGATCGAATATCCTTTCCATGGGGTATCCGTACTTGACTCGTGAGTTGACTGTCGAAGCGATCGAGCGAGGGTACAAGGTGGTCGCGTGGACCTTGGATGATCCCGAGCACATTCGTACGGTCATGTCCTGGCACCCCGACGTGCAAATTTGTACGAATCACCCAGATCGTATGCTCGAGTTTGTGTAG